DNA from Demetria terragena DSM 11295:
CGGCCCAGGTCGCGTGGGTGTCAGGTAGTAGGCCGACAACGCCAGCGGTGCCGAGTGGCCGCTCGCGCCCACGGCCTGCGACAACGCCTTGGCCATCACGGCCAGCAGCAGGCCGCCATTGATCCCACCCCCGATCGTCCAACCCTCAGAGATGTCAACGGCATACGACCCGGGGAACTCGCCGTCGCGCAGGGCTAGGGCTTCATCGAACTCACTCATCTTGGGACAATTTACCGGCCGGTCACCACGACGCGCGGGAAGTCGATCCCTTCTCCCGCGGCGGCGACGCATGACAGGCTGGTAGCCCGAACTGATCGGGAGGAGGACTTCACTCATGAAATTCGGCAAACTGATGAAACGCTTCGCCGCCTGGATGGGCTTGAAGTAAGCCGCCCGTACGACTACTTCAACAACCGCGACATCCGCCGATCGGCCAACGGTTTTCCACCGGTCTGACAGGTCGCGCAATATTGCAAGGAGCGGTCCGCGAAGGACACCTCCCGGACCACGTCCCCACACTCGGGGCACGCCTCGCCTGTTCGCCCGTGCACTCGCATGCCGGCTCGCTTGGCGTCCTTGAGTTCTTTGGCCGGTTTGCCCGAGGCGGTCTCGACCGCCACCCGCAACGTGTGTTGGAGCGCGGCGTAGAGCCGCTCCACCTCCTCCTCCGACAGCGAAGCGGCCATCGCGAAGGGCGACAGTTTGGCGACGTGAAGCACCTCGTCGGAGTAGGCGTTGCCGACACCCGACAGCGTCGACTGATTGCGCAGCAACCCCTTGATCTGGGTGCGTTGCCCGGCCAGCAGGACCGCAAAGGCGGCCAGGTCGAATGAGTCATCGAGTGGGTCCGGTCCCAGGCTCGCGATTCCGGGGACGGCTTCGGGGTCATGGACGACGTACGCCGCCAGCCCCTTCTTGGTGCCCGCCTCGGTCAGATCAAAACCGCTGCCATCGGAGAAGCGAACCCGCAGCGCAATCGGGTGCTTGCCGGGGCGCAGCATCGCCTTGGGCGCTTGATCCGACCAGCGCAGCCAACCCGCCCGCGCCAGGTGCACGATCAAATGCACCCCATCGACGTCAAGGTCGATGAACTTGCCGTGCCGACGCGCGCCGCTGACCATCAGACCCGCGAGCGCCTCCGGCGGCGGATCGTAGGTCTTCAGCACGCTAAACGAGCCCAGCTCAACGCCGGTGACGGCGAGTCCATCAGTGCGGTCAGCGAGGAAGTCGACCAATGCTTGGACCTCGGGCAACTCAGGCATGTTCGAGCCTCCGCAGGGCCTTGGTCACTAACCGGTGCAAGACATAGCCGTCGGGACCTTCCAGGACCGGCACCTGGTGGTTGCCGTCGCCTTCGTCGGCCGGGATCGGCGTACCGCTTGAGAGCAACTGCTGGGCGGGCGTGAGTTGCCGAATAGCGATGGCTGCCACCGAATCTGGCTTGGCGGACGCGACCTCGTCATAGAGCCCGGGGTCGTGCTGGCCGTCGTCTCCCACTAACAACCACCTGGTGTTGGGGAACTCATTGGTGAGGCGCTCTAACGTGGTGCGCTTGTGTTGTTGGCCGCTGCGGAACCAGGAATCCTCGGTCGGGCCCCAGTCCGTCAGCAACAGAGCGCCCGCCGGGTAGCCGTGGCGGCGCAGGAAGCGTTCTAACGTGCCATGCGAGTTCCACGCACCGGTCGAGAGATAGATGATCGGCGTACCGGGATGGTGGGCCTGCAAGGAGCGATACATCGCCGGCATCCCCGGGACCACCCGCCGCGCAGTCTCTTGCAGGACGAACGAGTTGTATGCCGCCAACATGGGTCGCGGCAGCATCGTCACCAAGCAGGTGTCGTCGATGTCGCTCACGATCCCCAGCGGGGTATCGGCGGCAATGATCTGGACCTGCTCGGTCGCGATCTCGCCGTCGAGTTCTAACTCGGCGTCATGCCAGCCCGACTTCAGTCCATGCCCACGCAGGCTCGCCTCGATGTAGCCCCCACGGTCGGACACCACCTCAACGCGCGCCGCGCCCAACCGAACCGTCACGGTCACCGCGGGCAGCGGCGCTGAGAAGAAGGCTCGCCACCCTCGGCGTACGGGCGGCTCGGCAGGTTCGTCGCCGCCGCTGGAGCGACGCTGACTCATGATCACGCGTGCGTAGACGTTCGCGAAGTCTTCACCGCCGTAGCCAGCGAAGGGCAGGATCCGGCGCACCCAACCGCGGCTGTCCAACCGGCCAGCAAGTTGGGCGTTGAATGCGTCTTCGACCCGGGACGCTGGATGCGCCTTGTCCATGACCAAACTCTATGGGTCGGCTGCGACAGATTGGTCCGCCCCGCGAGATCCGGCCCGCTAAGGCCGGCCGCCGATCAGGGGTCGTCGATCATCCGCTGCATGATCGCGATGGCTTCATCGAGGACTCGCTCATCATCAGGAGAGAGCCGATCCATCATGGGCGCCAACGCTTTCGACCGCGCTTCGCGCAGCCGCGCGATGACCTGACGTCCCTCATCCGTTGCCTCCACCAGCGAGGCCCGGGCGTCGCTGGGATCCGGCTTGCGCACCACCAACCCGTACGCCTCGACCCGCTGCACCTGGATGGTCATCGTGGGCTGACTGCAGTGGTCGGCCTGGGCGAGGTCCCCGATCCTGGCTGGACCTATTTCGAGCACGAGGGCCAGGAGGCGGGCTTGGGCGGGCGGCAGTTCGAGGTCCGCGCGCCGGGTGGCCCATCGGCTCAACCGGGCAGCAGTCGACAAAAGACGGTCTCCGCGGTCGGGCTCAGTCATCGCCCCACGACGCGTAGCCGGTAGACCATGAGGCCGATGACGACGACGGCGAGTAGCGCGCCAATCCACCAGAGCCCGGACAGCACGAGCGCCAGAACAGCGGCGCCGAACCAGGCAAGTTCCACGACGATGCGCGGTGTCCCATAGATCGGGTACGGCGCCTGAGGGGCGCAAAACAACCCCCACACCAGGCCCATGACAGCAATCGCGGCCAAGGCAAACAGCGCACCCGTAAGGGTGGAATCGCCTAACTGAAATGCCCACCAAGCAACCGCGAAATACGCCGCGAGTTCCAAGACGAACATCAGTGCCTCACCGGGCCGAATCATGGGTGTCCTCTCGCTCTCCCAACCGTGGTCCGCCGTGCGGGTCGCGACCACGGTATTGCAACCGCCGCAGCGCGGCGACTTCGGTGCGGTGCCTTTGCTTCACCGCACCCCCTTCTCGGTACGCCACCGGTTAGTTCTCCACCGCGCGCGCAACCTGACCGCCAGCCTCGCCGAGGCGCCGTCGCGCTGCACTCGTTGACGTGCCGGTCAGTAGTGCGACGATGGCCACCTTGGGCTCGCCGTCAGCGTCGGTGAGCGCCGCCGATGCCGTCGCCTTATCGACCTTGGCGGCCTCCGCCACGATGCGACGCGCGCGGTCCTGCAACTTGCCGTTGGTGGCCGACATATCGACCATCAGATTCTCGAAGACCTTGCCTCGCCGGACCATCGCCGCGGTCGTCAGCATGTTGCAGACCATCTTCTGCGCCGTACCCGCCTTCAGCCGGGTCGATCCGGTGAGAATCTCCGCGCCTGTGGGGAGTTCGATTGCCACGTCGGCATGTTCGCTCGCTTCCGCATCGGCGTTGCAACTCACGGAGACGGTGTGCGCGCCCCGCGCGCGAGCATGGTCCAACGCGGCGATCACGTACGGCGTCCGCCCGCTCGCGCTCAGCCCGACGACGGTGTCCTCCGGGGCAAGCGCAGCGCCATCAAGATCGCGCGAGGGCTGCTCCGTATCGTCTTCGGCGCCCTCGACGGCACGCGTGAAGGCCACCTGACCACCCGCGAGCAGAGCGATCACCTGGCTGGGATCGGTACTGAAGGTGGGCGGGCACTCCGCCGCGTCCAGGAGCGCTAGCCGCCCGCTGGTGCCGGCGCCGACATAAATCAGTCGCCCACCACGTTCGAGCGACGCGGCCACGAGCTCCACGGCGCGCGCGATCTCCGGCAGCGCCCCCCGCACCACGGTGGGCACGGTCGCGTCGGCCTCGTTCATCAACGCCAAGACGTCGGGCACCGACAACTCATCGAGGTGGGTGCTTTCCGGATGGCGCGCCTCAGTGCCCAAGTGGGCGACCCGCAGCGAGTCAGTCAGCGGTTCAGTCGACACGGTGAGATCCCTTCGTCCGCCGCGGGTTCAGCGCGTCGTAGGTCTTGGACAGGGCGGTCGTCGAGCCCGGGACATCGGTGCGCGCGACCGCGACAAACAAGATGTCGACGACGGTGAGTTGGGCAATCCGGCTAGCCGTCGCACCCGAACGAAAAGTCGTCTCGCGCGCTGCCGTGGTCAGCAGCAGACCCGAAGCCCGCGCCAACGGTGAGTTAACGAAGTTCGTGATGCCGATGGTGAAAGCACCCGCGGCAGCAGCATGCTCGACTGGTTCTACGGTGTCCGTTGTCGCCCCGCTGTGCGAGATCCCGATCGCGACGCACTCTTCGTCCAGTAGCGCCGCGGCGGTAAGCGCCGAGTGAACATCACTCCAGGCAAAGGCAACTCGCCCAATTCGAAGAAGCTTGTTGGCCAGGTCGGCAGCAACCTGAGCGCTGGCCCCGATGCCGAAGATATCGACTCGCTTCGCCGCGGCGATGACGTCGACGGCCCGCTGCACGCTTGCCAGGTCGAGGTGTTCAGCAGTCTCCTGCAGCGCTCGAGATTCGTGGTGGACGATCGTGCGTACGACGTCTTCGAGCGACGCGCTCTCATCGAGTTCTGCTGGCGGGTTGCGATCGCCAACGCCCAGGGCATTCTCCCGGGCCGCCGCGCCGGCGAGCGCAATCCGCAGACTGGGATAGCCTGGGAATCCGGCTTTGCGGGCAAACCGTGCCACCGTCGCGACGGAGGTGGAGGCTTGATCGGCCAAGCCGGTAATGGATAGGTGGGCGGACTTGGCCGGATCGGCCAGGACCACGCCAGCAACGCGTTGTTCTGCAGGCTGGAGTTGTGGCAGTACCGAGCGCAACCGCACGAGGACATCGTCCGCGGCGAACTCACCGTCCGGCTCCATACGGCCTCCTTCGATGCTGACAATAGCGACCGCTCAGACCGTAGTGTACGAAAATCATTGACATACACCCCCGACCCCAACGGACGTGACCGACGTGACCGACGTGACCATCGATCTCGGCAAGACGAACTGCCGCGCACGTACGGTGGGCGGCTCGCCACGCGAGGCCGAGGGCGACGGCGCTCCTGGCCTCGCCGCGAGCAATGGAACCAGCCGCGCGGCGGCAGCCATCTTCGCCATTTTGCGTCGGGTTGACCTCGCCCCAGACGATCAGTGGGACACGGTGTCAATCGGCGCCGCGGGTGCCCTTGCCGCACCCGATTCCGCAGCTGAGTGCGCTCAGCTGCTGCTTCGGGAATCCGGGGCGCGTCAAGTCATCATCACCTCCGATGCCATCACCGCCCACCTGGGGACTTTCCTGGGCGGACCGGGCGTCACCTTGGTGGCCGGTACGGGCACGGCGGCGATCGCGGTCAACGAAGCCGGCGCCTTAGCGCGAGGTGACGGGAGCGGACCTGAGACTGGCGACCGGGGCAGCGGCGCGTGGATCGGTCGAGTTGCCTTGCAGCGCGCCAACGATGGGTCGACTCCGCTCGCCCAGCGCGCACATCAGCGCTACGGCGCCGACTGGCGCGACCTTCTCGACGATGCGCGTGCCTACGAGTTATCCCATCGCAGAGCCGAATTCGTGGCCGACGTGAAAGCACTGGCCCGGATGGGAGACCTGACCGCCGTGTCCGTCATCCGCCAAGCGGCCGAGGAGCTCGCCTCGACGACACTCACCGCAATTGATCAGCTCACCTGGACAACGCAGCCGGTGGCTGTCGCACTCACCGGCGGGCTCACGGGACTAGGACCGGTCCTCACCGAGCCCCTCACAGACGCCGTCAAGCCAGCCGTCCTCGTGGCGCCCCGCGGGGACGCGCATGACGGTGCCAGGCTGCTCATCGAGCGAACTGACCTGCCCCACGAGGCGCTGACCTACCGTGCGGTCGCCACGTGAGAGTTCTCGGTGTGATCTCGGGGACGTCGATGGATGGCCTGGACGTCGCGGTCGCCGACCTGACTGGCGCCGAGTCCGGTGAGTTGGTGATGCGTCCCGTAGGCGCCAGGTCGTGGCCATGGCCGGCGGCGCTACGGAGCCGATTGCTCGCGCTCTTACCGCCGGCGTCGACAACCATCGGCGAGGTCGCGATGTTGGACACCCTGGTCGGCGAGGAAATCGCACGGGCGGCCGAGTCAATTAATCACGAAGTCGCCTCCGGCGCAACAGAACTCGTGGTTTCACACGGGCAGACGGTGTTCCACTGGGTCGAGGGTCAAGCTGCTCGCGGAACGCTCCAACTCGGCCAGCCCGCCCCCATCGTGGAGGCCATGGGCGTGCCTGTGGTGAGCGATGTTCGCGCCCGGGATATCGCCGCGGGAGGTCACGGGGCACCTCTGGCGAGCACCCTCGACGCGCTCGCCCTGCGCACCCGACCAGGCGTCAACGCCGCCCTCAACTTGGGTGGCATTGCGAACGTCACCGTCGTGCCACCCACCGGCGCCATCACCGCGTTCGACACCGGCCCGGCCAGTTGCCTGATCGACGCGACGGTGCAGGAAGCCTCAGGTGGCGCCGAGATGTTCGACCAGGATGGTGCTCGCGCACGCCGCGGCTCGATTAACCAAGCCCTGCTGAACCGCCTCTTGGACGAGCCGTTCTATGCCCTTGCGCCACCCAAGTCGACAGGTCGTGAACTGTTCACTGGCGCATACGTGCGGACGGCTCTCGCGTCGATCGGCCTGACGCTCCACCCGGATGATCTCGTCGCCACGCTGACCGAACTCACCGCGCGGACCATCGCGAACGCCCTTGCGCCATATGACATTCAGACCGTGTATGCCTCCGGCGGCGGGACCCACAATCCGGTCTTGATGGAGGCTCTGCGACGCCACCTCGGAGCGACACAACTGACCACGTCTGATGAGCTTGGGCTACCCGTCGATGACAAAGAGGCCTACCTCATGACACTGCTCGGCTATCTCTCCTGGCATGGCCTGCCGGGGGTCCTGCCCGGCGCCACAGGCTCGTCTCAGGGGCACGTTCTGGGGCGGGTGTCACCCGTCACCGCTGAGCGGTCCGTCCCGACGTCGCTGGCCATCCGCTCCGAGCCACACCAGCGCTAACGGGCGATCGTGCCAACGCCCTCGCGTCGAACCCGGTCAACAGGTGTCACCACATAGGTGACCCGTCCGCCTGGCTTGTTGGAGTCGATCCAGCTCTGCCGGCGACCTTCGCGCGGAACGATATCCGCGATGTATCGCGCATCGGCCAGGTCGCTCGGGCGCACTGACCTACCCGGAATGCGATAGATCACGAACGACGTGGCGTCCGTGCGACTGTTGTTCCACTGCAGCGTCGGATGGTGCGGCTCTCGCGCGGTCCATACGCTTCCTACGCGCCGGGGTGCGCCCCGGGCGTCATCCAGCCACGGTGATACAGGTGTCAGCGCGGGTCGCGAATACCAACCCTCGTTCACGATGGACATCGCTCCGAGCGGATTGGCGCGGACCGTCTTTGCGGAGAAATACATGTTGCCTTCGACCCGTGGGAACTCGCGGTTGAAGTCCAGGTGCGTCGACAGTTCCTCAGGATTATCCCAGGCCACATCGGCATTCTCCCCGACCTTGTAGAGCGCCTGGCCAATGTAAAGGTGGACGTGCGTCCCACGCACTTGGTCGGCCCACCATGTGGTGATCTTCTCGTAGTCGGCTACCTCGAAGCCGCGAGACCAATAGACCTGCGGTGCAACATAATCCAACGTCTCATCGCGCACCCACTTGCGTGTGTCGGCGTACAGATCATCGTAGGTTTCGGCGCCAGCTTGGGTGTCTGAGCCCTCCGGGTCGGTCGATTTGTTCCGCCAGATCGCGAACGGGCTGACACCCATCTGGGTGGTCGGTCGTACGCGCTGAATCTGACGACGCAGCCCCGTCATGAACGAGGTGATGTTGTCTCGGCGCCAGTCCGCAAGGCTCTGGCCGCGCCCGTAGCGCGCGTACGCCTTCTCGTCGTCGAACTCCGGCGCTCCTTCGACGGGGTACGGATAGAAATAGTCGTCGAAGTGCACCGCATCGACGTCGTAGCGCTTCACCGCGTCCATGATGGCGCGCTGGGAAAGCTTGCGGACCTGCGGCAAGCCGGGGTTGTAGTAGAGCTTGCCGCCGTACTCGACCACCCATTCCGGGTGCTGCCGCCCCGGGTGATCTGCCGCGAGCTCTTCACGGTCAGTCCCCTGCGAGACGCGGAACGGGTTGAACCACGCGTGCAGTTCAAGGCCGCGCTGGTGCGCTGCCTTGACCGCGAACCCCAGGGGGTCCCATCCAGGATCGACGCCCTGCGTCCCGGTCAGGTATGCCGACCACGGCTCCACGCTGGACGGCCAGAAGGCATCCGCCGTCGGACGTACCTGAAGAATCACGGCGTTGTGTCGCTGCTCGACCGCGAGGTCGAGGTAGTCCAGCAGCTCTCGGCGCTGCTCGGCTGCGGTCAAACCCTGCGCACTCGGCCAGTCGATGTTTTCCACGGTCGCGATCCACATGGCGCGCAGGTCACGCTTGGGTGTGGTGGACTCCTGACGATCTTTGGGCGGTCTGATGTGCCAGAACCGACTCGCCTCAGCGGGGGGCGATCCGGAGAAGGCTGCGGCGCCAGCGATGGTCGCGGTGGATGTGGCAGTCAAGACCGTACGGCGACTGGGAAGACTCATAGTCAAGATTTACCATTCAGTCGCTCAGCACAGTGGATTATTCACGCAGAAAGGTTGCCGCGACGCTAAAGCCAACTCACCTGGTCCCGCAGCAGCGCGTAGCCCACGAAGGCGACAATGTCGAGCACTGCGTGCGCGACAACCAGGGGCATCACTCGCCTGGTCCGGGCATAGACCGCGCCGAGCAGCAAGCCCATCACCACATTGCCGACGAAGCCACCGAAGCCCTGATAGAGGTGGTACGTCCCGCGCACCAGCGCTGACACCACCACCACGGTCACGAGACTCCACCCCGCCTGCGTCCACCGCGTGAAGAGGTAGCCGATCATGACCACCTCTTCGAGGATGGCGTTCTGACATGCCGCCAGGACCAGGACCGGCAGCGCCCACCAGTACGTCCCAAGGTCAGCCGCGGCGATCTGGGTATTCAGGCCCATGGACCGCGCGACCAGGTAGAGCCCAATCCCGGGGATCCCGATGACCGCGGCCAGCAGCGCCCCCAACGCAAGGTCCGGGCCCGGCTTGCGCAGGTCAAAGCCCAAGAAGTGCGCGGGGCGTTGCATCTCCCGAGCCAGCAAATGCAAAGCCAACGCGACCGTCACCAGGCCCAGGCTGATCTCGACCAGTTGGAACGCCAAGTCGAGCCATGGCTGCTCCGCCTTGCTGGTGTTCATGGCGGTGGTCTGCTGGTTGAGCGGCGTCGTATCGACGGTCTTGCGGATGATCGAGAGCACCGAGTAGATCGCGGAGGCCCCCAGGCCCGCCAGCAGCACCAGCACCGCCTCCTGGTGCAGGACCCGAGGTGAGAGCCGCGTGCGAGGGACCGGTAGGACCAATTGGCTCATGCGGGGCCTCCCTCGTGGCCGTCCTACAGCGGTTGTTCCACTGCGGGCACCGGATCGGTGATCTGCGGGAACCGTACCGCCGCCTCGACCTGCAGCGCGGTCCGAATGAGCAAGGTGTCGTCGCCACGGGCGGCCGACAGCATCGCACCGATCGGCCTTCCATCGGTCGTCTGACCGGTGGGCAACGAGATTGCCGGGGCGCCGGAGGCATTGTGCAGTGGG
Protein-coding regions in this window:
- a CDS encoding Fpg/Nei family DNA glycosylase — its product is MPELPEVQALVDFLADRTDGLAVTGVELGSFSVLKTYDPPPEALAGLMVSGARRHGKFIDLDVDGVHLIVHLARAGWLRWSDQAPKAMLRPGKHPIALRVRFSDGSGFDLTEAGTKKGLAAYVVHDPEAVPGIASLGPDPLDDSFDLAAFAVLLAGQRTQIKGLLRNQSTLSGVGNAYSDEVLHVAKLSPFAMAASLSEEEVERLYAALQHTLRVAVETASGKPAKELKDAKRAGMRVHGRTGEACPECGDVVREVSFADRSLQYCATCQTGGKPLADRRMSRLLK
- a CDS encoding App1 family protein, with protein sequence MDKAHPASRVEDAFNAQLAGRLDSRGWVRRILPFAGYGGEDFANVYARVIMSQRRSSGGDEPAEPPVRRGWRAFFSAPLPAVTVTVRLGAARVEVVSDRGGYIEASLRGHGLKSGWHDAELELDGEIATEQVQIIAADTPLGIVSDIDDTCLVTMLPRPMLAAYNSFVLQETARRVVPGMPAMYRSLQAHHPGTPIIYLSTGAWNSHGTLERFLRRHGYPAGALLLTDWGPTEDSWFRSGQQHKRTTLERLTNEFPNTRWLLVGDDGQHDPGLYDEVASAKPDSVAAIAIRQLTPAQQLLSSGTPIPADEGDGNHQVPVLEGPDGYVLHRLVTKALRRLEHA
- a CDS encoding MarR family winged helix-turn-helix transcriptional regulator, with translation MTEPDRGDRLLSTAARLSRWATRRADLELPPAQARLLALVLEIGPARIGDLAQADHCSQPTMTIQVQRVEAYGLVVRKPDPSDARASLVEATDEGRQVIARLREARSKALAPMMDRLSPDDERVLDEAIAIMQRMIDDP
- a CDS encoding YrdB family protein, encoding MIRPGEALMFVLELAAYFAVAWWAFQLGDSTLTGALFALAAIAVMGLVWGLFCAPQAPYPIYGTPRIVVELAWFGAAVLALVLSGLWWIGALLAVVVIGLMVYRLRVVGR
- the murQ gene encoding N-acetylmuramic acid 6-phosphate etherase; translation: MSTEPLTDSLRVAHLGTEARHPESTHLDELSVPDVLALMNEADATVPTVVRGALPEIARAVELVAASLERGGRLIYVGAGTSGRLALLDAAECPPTFSTDPSQVIALLAGGQVAFTRAVEGAEDDTEQPSRDLDGAALAPEDTVVGLSASGRTPYVIAALDHARARGAHTVSVSCNADAEASEHADVAIELPTGAEILTGSTRLKAGTAQKMVCNMLTTAAMVRRGKVFENLMVDMSATNGKLQDRARRIVAEAAKVDKATASAALTDADGEPKVAIVALLTGTSTSAARRRLGEAGGQVARAVEN
- a CDS encoding MurR/RpiR family transcriptional regulator encodes the protein MEPDGEFAADDVLVRLRSVLPQLQPAEQRVAGVVLADPAKSAHLSITGLADQASTSVATVARFARKAGFPGYPSLRIALAGAAARENALGVGDRNPPAELDESASLEDVVRTIVHHESRALQETAEHLDLASVQRAVDVIAAAKRVDIFGIGASAQVAADLANKLLRIGRVAFAWSDVHSALTAAALLDEECVAIGISHSGATTDTVEPVEHAAAAGAFTIGITNFVNSPLARASGLLLTTAARETTFRSGATASRIAQLTVVDILFVAVARTDVPGSTTALSKTYDALNPRRTKGSHRVD
- a CDS encoding N-acetylglucosamine kinase, giving the protein MTDVTIDLGKTNCRARTVGGSPREAEGDGAPGLAASNGTSRAAAAIFAILRRVDLAPDDQWDTVSIGAAGALAAPDSAAECAQLLLRESGARQVIITSDAITAHLGTFLGGPGVTLVAGTGTAAIAVNEAGALARGDGSGPETGDRGSGAWIGRVALQRANDGSTPLAQRAHQRYGADWRDLLDDARAYELSHRRAEFVADVKALARMGDLTAVSVIRQAAEELASTTLTAIDQLTWTTQPVAVALTGGLTGLGPVLTEPLTDAVKPAVLVAPRGDAHDGARLLIERTDLPHEALTYRAVAT
- a CDS encoding anhydro-N-acetylmuramic acid kinase, yielding MRVLGVISGTSMDGLDVAVADLTGAESGELVMRPVGARSWPWPAALRSRLLALLPPASTTIGEVAMLDTLVGEEIARAAESINHEVASGATELVVSHGQTVFHWVEGQAARGTLQLGQPAPIVEAMGVPVVSDVRARDIAAGGHGAPLASTLDALALRTRPGVNAALNLGGIANVTVVPPTGAITAFDTGPASCLIDATVQEASGGAEMFDQDGARARRGSINQALLNRLLDEPFYALAPPKSTGRELFTGAYVRTALASIGLTLHPDDLVATLTELTARTIANALAPYDIQTVYASGGGTHNPVLMEALRRHLGATQLTTSDELGLPVDDKEAYLMTLLGYLSWHGLPGVLPGATGSSQGHVLGRVSPVTAERSVPTSLAIRSEPHQR
- a CDS encoding glycoside hydrolase family 10 protein produces the protein MSLPSRRTVLTATSTATIAGAAAFSGSPPAEASRFWHIRPPKDRQESTTPKRDLRAMWIATVENIDWPSAQGLTAAEQRRELLDYLDLAVEQRHNAVILQVRPTADAFWPSSVEPWSAYLTGTQGVDPGWDPLGFAVKAAHQRGLELHAWFNPFRVSQGTDREELAADHPGRQHPEWVVEYGGKLYYNPGLPQVRKLSQRAIMDAVKRYDVDAVHFDDYFYPYPVEGAPEFDDEKAYARYGRGQSLADWRRDNITSFMTGLRRQIQRVRPTTQMGVSPFAIWRNKSTDPEGSDTQAGAETYDDLYADTRKWVRDETLDYVAPQVYWSRGFEVADYEKITTWWADQVRGTHVHLYIGQALYKVGENADVAWDNPEELSTHLDFNREFPRVEGNMYFSAKTVRANPLGAMSIVNEGWYSRPALTPVSPWLDDARGAPRRVGSVWTAREPHHPTLQWNNSRTDATSFVIYRIPGRSVRPSDLADARYIADIVPREGRRQSWIDSNKPGGRVTYVVTPVDRVRREGVGTIAR
- a CDS encoding CPBP family intramembrane glutamic endopeptidase; the encoded protein is MSQLVLPVPRTRLSPRVLHQEAVLVLLAGLGASAIYSVLSIIRKTVDTTPLNQQTTAMNTSKAEQPWLDLAFQLVEISLGLVTVALALHLLAREMQRPAHFLGFDLRKPGPDLALGALLAAVIGIPGIGLYLVARSMGLNTQIAAADLGTYWWALPVLVLAACQNAILEEVVMIGYLFTRWTQAGWSLVTVVVVSALVRGTYHLYQGFGGFVGNVVMGLLLGAVYARTRRVMPLVVAHAVLDIVAFVGYALLRDQVSWL